Proteins found in one Rahnella aquatilis CIP 78.65 = ATCC 33071 genomic segment:
- a CDS encoding Hcp family type VI secretion system effector translates to MAIPAYLWLKDDGGALIKGGVDVKDREYSIEVKGFHHNLMTPTDDRTGKITGTRVHSPMMLVKDFDCSSPYIYKAVATGQCLASAEIKWYRINDAGQEVEYFNMLLEKVRIVSITPAMAAASNPNENHMETIELRYEKIAWMHNDGNIIFADSWNDRQTA, encoded by the coding sequence ATGGCTATACCCGCTTATTTATGGCTTAAAGACGATGGCGGCGCACTGATTAAAGGTGGCGTTGACGTGAAAGATCGAGAATACAGCATCGAGGTAAAAGGTTTTCACCATAACCTGATGACTCCAACAGATGACCGTACGGGAAAAATCACGGGTACACGTGTCCATTCACCTATGATGCTTGTAAAAGATTTCGACTGTTCAAGCCCGTACATATACAAGGCGGTGGCAACGGGTCAATGCCTTGCTTCAGCTGAAATCAAATGGTATCGGATAAATGATGCTGGTCAGGAAGTGGAGTATTTCAACATGCTCCTGGAAAAGGTTCGTATCGTTTCGATTACGCCAGCAATGGCCGCTGCCAGCAATCCGAACGAAAATCATATGGAAACTATTGAGTTGCGCTACGAGAAAATCGCCTGGATGCATAATGATGGGAACATCATATTTGCTGATTCGTGGAATGATCGCCAAACTGCATGA
- a CDS encoding ketopantoate reductase family protein: protein MRILVVGAGATGGYFGARLAQAGQDVTFLLREKRAQAVQQDGLTIHSPHGDFHFQPNVLQASQLTGSYDLILLTVKSFGLEAAIKDIAPVVGENTMVMPVLNGMKHMETLSLRFGEHALIGGLCKINATLDADGHVHQMTPLHQIIYGELSGEKTERILKVDQAFQSAGVEAILSETIITDLWEKWLLLSSFGAITCTMRGNIGQVASAPGGTEFAQAIVTEALTTMKAFGYAERAAAVAKIRESVTDKSSPQTSSMYRDMMQGYPIEADQIIGDLVGRATRVGINIPLLQAAYTHLCVYQKNFVKQ, encoded by the coding sequence ATGAGAATTTTAGTGGTGGGAGCTGGCGCGACCGGCGGATATTTTGGTGCGCGGCTGGCACAGGCCGGGCAGGATGTGACGTTTCTTTTACGTGAAAAACGGGCGCAGGCCGTTCAGCAGGACGGGCTGACCATTCACAGTCCGCACGGTGATTTCCATTTTCAACCCAATGTATTACAGGCCTCACAGCTCACCGGGTCTTACGACCTGATTTTGCTGACGGTAAAAAGCTTCGGGCTGGAAGCAGCAATCAAAGATATCGCGCCGGTCGTCGGTGAAAACACGATGGTCATGCCGGTGCTTAACGGCATGAAACACATGGAGACGCTGAGCCTGCGTTTCGGTGAACATGCATTAATCGGGGGGTTGTGCAAAATCAACGCGACGCTGGATGCTGACGGGCATGTTCACCAGATGACGCCTTTGCATCAGATTATTTACGGTGAACTCTCCGGCGAAAAAACCGAACGCATCCTGAAAGTCGATCAGGCATTCCAGAGCGCAGGCGTTGAAGCCATCCTTTCTGAAACGATTATTACGGATTTGTGGGAGAAATGGCTGCTGCTCTCGAGTTTCGGGGCGATCACCTGCACCATGCGCGGCAACATCGGACAGGTGGCTTCTGCGCCGGGCGGGACGGAGTTCGCACAGGCCATTGTCACCGAGGCGCTGACCACCATGAAAGCCTTTGGCTACGCGGAACGCGCGGCTGCGGTGGCAAAAATCAGGGAATCGGTAACCGACAAAAGCTCACCGCAAACCTCGTCCATGTATCGCGATATGATGCAGGGTTATCCGATTGAAGCGGATCAGATTATTGGCGATCTGGTCGGGCGCGCGACGCGGGTGGGGATAAATATTCCACTGTTACAGGCGGCGTATACGCATTTGTGTGTATATCAGAAGAACTTCGTAAAACAGTAA
- a CDS encoding ABC transporter permease, with translation MNKTLTSRNTPHSATGEKTTMAVTPFFRRMMCWEGFLLLVTLLVFVVNAFASPYFLNIWNLSDATFNFTEKAIIVLPMAMLIIAREIDLSVASTMALSSTMMGFCAQAGLPTPALVGVGLSVGLLCGLINGLLVTRLNLSSIVITIGTMSLFRGMTYVLLGDQSLNQYPASFAWFGQGYVWGPLSFEFTLFLVLGAVFYFLLHKTNFGRRTYAIGNNPVAAWYSGINVKRHNLTLFVLVGVMSGLAAVLLTSRLGSTRPTLALGWELSVITMAVLGGVSVLGGSGSMTGVIIAAFLMGLLTFGLSLLNVPGIVMSVIVGAMLIVVISLPVLYRKVLARGK, from the coding sequence ATGAACAAGACCTTAACGTCGCGCAACACACCGCATTCCGCCACCGGAGAAAAGACAACCATGGCCGTCACGCCGTTTTTCCGCCGCATGATGTGCTGGGAAGGGTTTTTGCTGCTGGTAACGCTGCTGGTGTTTGTGGTGAATGCGTTCGCCTCACCGTATTTCCTCAATATATGGAACCTGTCGGACGCGACGTTTAACTTCACCGAAAAAGCCATCATTGTGCTGCCGATGGCGATGCTGATTATCGCCCGTGAGATCGACTTATCCGTCGCCTCCACCATGGCGCTGAGTTCCACCATGATGGGATTCTGCGCACAGGCCGGTTTACCAACGCCCGCACTGGTTGGCGTCGGGCTGAGCGTCGGCTTGTTGTGCGGGCTGATTAACGGCCTGCTGGTCACGCGGCTGAATCTGTCTTCTATCGTGATTACTATCGGGACCATGAGCCTGTTTCGTGGCATGACTTATGTGCTGCTGGGTGATCAGTCGCTGAATCAATATCCCGCCAGTTTTGCCTGGTTCGGTCAGGGGTATGTCTGGGGGCCGTTGTCGTTTGAGTTCACGTTATTCCTGGTGCTGGGGGCGGTATTTTATTTCCTGTTGCACAAAACCAACTTTGGTCGCCGCACTTATGCCATCGGTAATAATCCGGTCGCCGCGTGGTATTCCGGTATTAACGTCAAACGCCATAACCTGACGCTGTTCGTGCTGGTGGGTGTGATGTCCGGGCTGGCGGCGGTACTGCTGACGTCGCGCCTCGGCAGTACGCGGCCAACACTGGCGCTCGGCTGGGAACTGAGCGTGATTACCATGGCAGTGCTCGGCGGCGTCAGCGTGCTCGGCGGTTCCGGCAGCATGACCGGCGTCATTATTGCCGCGTTCCTGATGGGGCTGCTGACGTTCGGCCTCAGTCTGCTGAATGTGCCGGGGATTGTGATGTCGGTGATTGTCGGTGCGATGCTGATTGTGGTGATTTCACTGCCGGTGCTGTACCGCAAGGTGCTGGCGCGGGGGAAATAG
- a CDS encoding ABC transporter permease — MIKNLLKYRELLLAVVIVLMVLGVGARSPEFVGAGNLLEMFNDTSILIILALGQMMVLLTKGIDLSMAANLALTGMIVALINFHHPDIPVWSLVLLATFLGLVMGAINGLLVWKVGIPPIVVTLGTMSIYRGIIFLLSNGGWINAHQMSPDFLSLPRATFIGLPLLGWCAIAALILVAYFLRYSRTGRALYTAGGNATAAYYTGINAGKMQFVSFCLSGALAGFCGYLWISRFAVAYVDVANGFELQIVAACVIGGISTMGGIGSVVGCLLGALFLGVINNALPVIEVSPFWQMAISGGVIVIAVILNERANKRKGRLILRHSPAVQPVRTETGVSS; from the coding sequence ATGATCAAAAACCTGCTGAAATACCGCGAGCTGCTGCTGGCGGTGGTGATAGTGCTGATGGTGCTCGGCGTCGGCGCGCGTTCACCGGAGTTTGTCGGTGCCGGAAACCTGCTTGAGATGTTTAACGATACCTCGATTCTGATCATCCTCGCGCTCGGGCAGATGATGGTGCTGCTGACCAAAGGTATCGATTTATCGATGGCCGCCAATCTGGCGCTGACCGGCATGATCGTCGCACTGATTAACTTCCACCATCCGGATATTCCGGTGTGGTCGCTGGTGTTACTGGCGACGTTTCTCGGGCTGGTGATGGGCGCGATCAATGGTTTGCTGGTGTGGAAAGTGGGTATTCCGCCGATTGTGGTCACGCTCGGTACCATGAGCATTTATCGCGGCATTATCTTTCTGCTCTCCAATGGCGGCTGGATCAACGCTCATCAGATGAGCCCTGACTTTCTCAGTCTGCCACGCGCCACCTTTATCGGCCTGCCGCTGCTCGGCTGGTGTGCGATTGCCGCGCTGATTCTGGTGGCGTATTTCCTGCGTTACAGCCGTACCGGACGCGCGCTCTACACCGCAGGCGGCAACGCGACAGCGGCGTATTACACCGGCATTAATGCGGGCAAAATGCAGTTCGTCAGCTTCTGCCTTTCCGGCGCGCTGGCCGGATTCTGCGGCTATCTGTGGATTTCACGTTTCGCCGTGGCTTATGTGGATGTCGCCAACGGCTTTGAATTACAAATTGTCGCAGCCTGTGTGATCGGCGGGATCAGCACCATGGGCGGCATCGGCTCGGTGGTCGGTTGCCTGCTGGGCGCGTTGTTCCTCGGCGTTATCAATAATGCCCTGCCGGTGATTGAAGTATCGCCGTTCTGGCAGATGGCCATTTCCGGCGGCGTGATTGTCATCGCCGTGATCCTCAACGAACGCGCCAACAAACGTAAAGGACGGCTGATCCTGCGCCACTCCCCTGCCGTCCAGCCTGTGCGAACTGAAACCGGGGTAAGCTCATGA
- a CDS encoding sugar ABC transporter ATP-binding protein: MSDSATPLLSLQGISKVFPGVRALNNVHVDLYPGKVTALIGENGAGKSTLVKVMTGIYQPEEGELRYKAIPIKLPNPESAHKVGITAIHQETVLFDELSVTENIFVGHYLYRGIFKRLDWPAMHQQARDILTRLEVNIDPHAILKELSIAQRHMVAIARALSFDAQVVILDEPTAALSQHEIVEFYQIVERLKQEGKAILFISHKFDEIFSISDYYTVLRDGSYVGSGKLSDISEQQMVTMMVGREVSQAYPKVNCEPGETVLEVQNLSHPTEFAGINFSLRKGEILGFYGLVGAGRTELMQALFGVTQPNGGKILINGKEHHFSRPSQAIRAGIVYVPEERQKQGAIIDLPISQNISLPQLSQLNPHGVLNDKKEWALADDYARRLQVKASSWKQAVGTLSGGNQQKVVIAKWLATRPDIIILDEPTKGIDIGSKAAVHQFMSELVGRGLAVIMVSSELPEVMGMADRIIVMHEGLMVAEFNAGEATAEMIVSAASGAGEEAA; encoded by the coding sequence ATGAGTGATTCAGCGACACCGTTGTTGTCATTGCAGGGCATCAGCAAAGTCTTTCCGGGTGTCAGGGCGTTAAATAACGTTCACGTGGATTTGTATCCGGGAAAAGTAACCGCCCTGATTGGCGAAAACGGCGCGGGAAAATCAACGCTGGTAAAAGTCATGACCGGCATCTATCAGCCGGAAGAAGGCGAGTTGCGTTATAAAGCCATTCCGATAAAACTGCCGAATCCGGAATCTGCGCACAAAGTCGGGATCACCGCCATTCATCAGGAAACCGTGCTGTTTGACGAGCTTTCCGTGACCGAGAATATCTTCGTCGGTCACTATCTTTACCGCGGCATTTTCAAACGTCTGGACTGGCCGGCGATGCATCAGCAGGCACGCGACATCCTGACGCGGCTGGAAGTGAATATTGATCCGCACGCCATTCTGAAAGAGTTAAGCATCGCGCAACGCCATATGGTAGCGATCGCCCGTGCGCTGTCATTTGATGCGCAGGTGGTTATTCTCGACGAACCCACAGCTGCCCTTTCGCAACATGAAATCGTTGAGTTTTATCAGATTGTCGAACGCCTGAAACAGGAGGGTAAAGCGATTCTGTTTATCTCACATAAATTCGACGAGATTTTCTCCATCTCCGATTACTACACTGTTTTGCGCGACGGCAGCTATGTCGGCTCCGGCAAACTCAGCGACATCAGCGAACAGCAGATGGTGACCATGATGGTGGGCCGTGAAGTCAGCCAGGCTTACCCGAAAGTGAACTGTGAGCCGGGCGAAACCGTGCTTGAGGTGCAAAACCTTAGCCATCCGACCGAATTTGCGGGCATTAATTTTTCGCTGCGCAAAGGCGAAATTCTCGGTTTTTACGGGCTGGTGGGCGCGGGCCGTACCGAACTGATGCAGGCGCTGTTTGGCGTCACGCAGCCAAACGGCGGCAAAATTCTGATCAACGGCAAAGAGCACCATTTCTCCCGCCCGTCGCAGGCCATCCGCGCCGGGATTGTATACGTGCCGGAAGAACGTCAGAAACAGGGGGCGATCATTGATTTGCCGATCAGCCAGAACATCAGCCTGCCGCAGCTCAGCCAGCTTAATCCGCACGGTGTGCTCAATGACAAAAAAGAGTGGGCGCTGGCCGATGATTACGCCCGGCGGTTGCAGGTGAAAGCATCAAGCTGGAAACAGGCCGTGGGCACGCTGTCCGGCGGTAATCAGCAAAAAGTGGTGATTGCTAAATGGCTGGCGACCAGACCGGACATCATCATTCTCGATGAGCCGACCAAAGGGATTGATATCGGATCAAAAGCGGCGGTACATCAGTTTATGTCTGAACTGGTCGGGCGCGGGCTGGCAGTGATTATGGTGTCGTCAGAATTACCGGAAGTGATGGGCATGGCCGATCGCATCATTGTGATGCACGAAGGGCTGATGGTGGCGGAATTCAACGCCGGTGAGGCGACCGCAGAAATGATTGTCAGCGCGGCCAGCGGCGCGGGCGAGGAGGCAGCATGA
- the rhaS gene encoding rhamnose ABC transporter substrate-binding protein, translating into MKLKHVLSLTLIAGSILLAGAASAEVKIALVAKSLGNGFFEAANVGAQQAAKELGDVKVIYTGPTTTTAEAQIEVLNGLIAQGVDAIAVSANDPDALVPVLKKAMQRGIKVVSWDSGVAKDGRQIHLNPSNNALIGETNVKLAADALKALNVEKGDVAILSATPTSTNQNLWIAEMKKVLPKYPSVNLVTVAYGDDLSDKSYRETIGLLKSYPDLKVIISPSSVGIVAAAQAVKDQGKIGKVYVTGLGLPSEMAGAVKSGATKSFAIWNPIDLGYAATYLAYDLVKGTATKTEASMGRLGKVKLDADGSGAMAEPFVYDASNIDKFSKIF; encoded by the coding sequence ATGAAATTAAAACACGTACTGAGCCTCACCCTGATAGCAGGCAGTATTTTGCTGGCAGGCGCGGCATCGGCAGAAGTGAAAATTGCACTGGTGGCAAAGTCGCTGGGCAACGGTTTTTTTGAGGCAGCAAACGTCGGCGCGCAGCAGGCTGCCAAAGAACTGGGCGATGTGAAAGTGATTTATACCGGCCCGACCACCACCACTGCCGAAGCGCAAATCGAAGTGCTCAATGGTCTGATCGCGCAAGGCGTGGATGCCATTGCCGTCTCCGCCAATGACCCGGATGCGCTGGTGCCGGTGCTGAAAAAAGCCATGCAACGCGGCATTAAAGTGGTGTCCTGGGATTCCGGTGTCGCCAAAGATGGCCGCCAGATCCACCTCAATCCCTCCAACAATGCGTTAATTGGCGAAACCAACGTCAAACTCGCCGCCGACGCGCTGAAAGCGCTGAATGTGGAGAAAGGCGATGTGGCGATCCTGAGCGCCACGCCAACCTCCACCAATCAGAATCTGTGGATTGCGGAAATGAAAAAAGTGCTGCCGAAATACCCTTCGGTAAATCTGGTGACGGTGGCGTATGGCGATGATCTGTCAGATAAAAGCTACCGCGAAACCATTGGCCTGCTGAAATCCTACCCGGACCTGAAAGTGATTATTTCCCCTTCTTCCGTGGGTATTGTGGCGGCGGCGCAGGCGGTAAAAGATCAGGGCAAAATCGGCAAGGTTTATGTCACGGGCCTGGGGCTGCCATCCGAAATGGCGGGGGCAGTGAAATCCGGTGCCACCAAAAGTTTTGCCATCTGGAACCCGATTGATCTGGGCTACGCCGCCACTTATCTGGCCTACGATCTGGTCAAAGGCACCGCCACTAAAACCGAAGCCAGCATGGGGCGTTTAGGCAAGGTGAAACTCGATGCCGACGGCAGCGGCGCTATGGCTGAGCCGTTTGTTTACGACGCCAGCAACATCGATAAATTCTCTAAAATCTTCTGA
- the rhaS gene encoding HTH-type transcriptional activator RhaS — protein sequence MTVLRSSEYFPSGDFPVAIEPRYPQETFPEHHHQDFNEIVLVEQGTGTHVFNDQPLILSAGSVCFVRHCDHHLYEDTENLHLTNVLYRSPDAFRFLNGVGDLLPQEVDGMYPAHWRISPTQIVQAKTLIDLLARHPVMQSPESQAQQELYFMQLLLLLRKGSRDVGYRGQGGDLNNLLDWMNEHYNEEIDWPELAAQFSMSLRTLHRQMKQQTGCTPLNYLNRLRLLNARNMLRFSDSPITEIAHHCGFCDSNYFSTLFKREFGYAPRSIR from the coding sequence ATGACCGTGTTACGCAGTAGTGAGTATTTTCCCTCAGGAGATTTCCCGGTCGCCATTGAACCCCGTTATCCGCAGGAAACGTTTCCTGAACATCATCATCAGGATTTCAATGAAATTGTGCTGGTCGAGCAGGGTACCGGCACGCACGTTTTTAACGATCAGCCGCTGATCCTCAGTGCGGGCAGCGTGTGTTTTGTGCGCCACTGTGACCATCATCTTTATGAAGATACTGAAAACCTGCATCTGACTAACGTGCTGTACCGCAGCCCGGACGCGTTCCGTTTTCTTAACGGCGTCGGCGATTTACTGCCGCAGGAGGTGGACGGGATGTATCCGGCGCACTGGCGCATCAGCCCGACGCAGATTGTGCAGGCTAAAACCCTGATCGACCTGCTGGCGCGACACCCCGTCATGCAATCGCCGGAATCTCAGGCGCAGCAGGAATTGTATTTTATGCAGCTCTTATTATTACTGCGTAAAGGCAGCCGTGATGTTGGCTATCGCGGGCAGGGCGGTGACCTGAACAATCTGCTGGACTGGATGAATGAGCATTACAACGAGGAAATCGACTGGCCTGAACTGGCCGCGCAGTTCTCGATGTCGCTGCGCACCCTGCACCGCCAGATGAAACAGCAAACCGGCTGCACCCCGCTCAACTACCTCAACCGCCTGCGTCTGCTCAATGCGCGCAACATGCTGCGTTTCAGCGACAGCCCGATCACTGAGATCGCCCACCACTGCGGTTTCTGCGACAGCAATTATTTCTCCACATTGTTTAAACGCGAATTTGGCTATGCGCCACGCAGCATCAGGTAG
- the aldA gene encoding aldehyde dehydrogenase → MSTVQKRMYINGGFVENTGGKWIDVVNPATEQVISQIPEGSAEDAKKAIDAAEAAQPGWEALPAVERGVWLHKIADGIREREAELTETIIAEGGKTYGLAQTEVLFTADYLDYMAEWARRYEGEIIQSDRPNENIFVFRKAIGVTTGILPWNFPFFLIARKAAPALITGNTIVIKPSEITPNNAIIFAEIIHKVGLPKGVLNIVTGYGPTVGQELAANPKVGMVSLTGSVAAGIATMTAAAQNVTKVSLELGGKAPAIVMNDADLDLAVKAIVSSRVINTGQVCNCAERVYVQEGVYDEFISRISEAMKKVTFGNTAEQKELDMGPLISAAALQRVEEKVAKAVSQGAKVLLGGKRHGDKGFFYQPTVLVDVRQEMPIMHEEVFGPVLPVATFKTLDEAIAMANDSEYGLTSSIYTSNINTAMKALKQLKFGETYINRENFEAMQGFHAGWRKSGVGGADGKHGLQEYLQTHVAYLQFH, encoded by the coding sequence ATGAGCACAGTTCAGAAACGTATGTACATCAACGGCGGGTTCGTTGAAAACACGGGCGGTAAATGGATTGATGTTGTGAATCCGGCGACAGAACAGGTGATTTCGCAGATCCCTGAAGGGTCGGCGGAAGATGCCAAAAAAGCCATTGATGCGGCCGAAGCGGCGCAGCCAGGTTGGGAAGCCTTGCCTGCGGTAGAACGCGGCGTGTGGCTGCATAAAATTGCCGACGGTATCCGTGAGCGCGAAGCCGAACTGACCGAAACCATTATTGCGGAAGGCGGCAAAACCTACGGCCTGGCGCAAACCGAAGTGCTGTTCACCGCCGATTACCTTGACTACATGGCGGAATGGGCGCGCCGTTACGAAGGCGAAATCATTCAGAGTGACCGGCCAAATGAAAACATTTTTGTGTTCCGCAAAGCTATCGGGGTGACCACCGGTATTCTGCCGTGGAACTTCCCGTTCTTCCTGATCGCCCGTAAAGCCGCACCGGCGCTCATCACCGGCAATACCATCGTGATCAAACCGAGTGAAATCACGCCAAATAACGCCATCATTTTCGCGGAAATCATTCATAAAGTTGGTCTGCCAAAAGGTGTGCTGAATATTGTGACCGGCTATGGTCCGACAGTCGGGCAGGAACTGGCGGCGAATCCGAAAGTCGGCATGGTCAGCCTGACCGGCAGCGTGGCCGCCGGTATTGCGACCATGACCGCAGCGGCGCAAAACGTCACCAAAGTCTCGCTGGAACTGGGCGGTAAAGCCCCGGCTATCGTGATGAATGACGCAGATTTGGATCTGGCGGTGAAAGCCATCGTCAGTTCACGCGTCATCAATACCGGACAGGTGTGTAACTGCGCGGAACGTGTGTACGTGCAGGAAGGTGTGTACGACGAATTCATTTCCCGCATCAGCGAGGCGATGAAAAAAGTCACCTTCGGCAATACCGCTGAGCAAAAAGAACTGGATATGGGGCCGCTGATCAGCGCTGCGGCATTGCAGCGTGTGGAAGAGAAAGTGGCGAAAGCCGTGTCACAGGGGGCAAAAGTTCTGCTGGGCGGAAAACGTCATGGCGATAAAGGGTTCTTCTATCAGCCGACGGTGCTGGTGGATGTGAGGCAGGAAATGCCGATCATGCACGAAGAAGTGTTCGGCCCGGTGCTGCCGGTCGCGACGTTCAAAACGCTGGATGAAGCGATTGCCATGGCAAACGACAGCGAATACGGCCTGACGTCGTCGATTTACACCAGCAATATCAACACGGCGATGAAAGCGCTGAAGCAGCTGAAATTCGGCGAGACTTACATCAACCGTGAAAACTTCGAAGCCATGCAGGGCTTCCACGCGGGCTGGCGTAAGTCAGGTGTCGGTGGCGCCGACGGTAAACACGGTTTGCAGGAATACCTGCAAACGCACGTTGCTTACCTGCAGTTCCATTAA
- a CDS encoding LUD domain-containing protein: MNRNDFLTGIRQHKFMQTLFPPQTQKPNPPEDFGRALTLMGGIWDDRFLRVPKNGYTTLNAYLRGLYPADSVFCSATPEIIADVDFDARTDAASLKDVDVGVVRACFGVAETGAVFLSDHHLCVNTLSAMAKNLVVLLDVNLIIEHLHLAHRQPQPFNARYAIMVTGPAAMADSESALMLGAKGVKSLRVIAI; this comes from the coding sequence ATGAACCGCAACGATTTCCTGACCGGCATTCGTCAGCATAAATTCATGCAAACGCTGTTCCCGCCACAGACTCAAAAACCCAATCCGCCTGAGGATTTTGGTCGGGCGCTGACCCTGATGGGCGGTATCTGGGATGACAGGTTCCTGCGGGTGCCGAAAAACGGCTACACCACGCTGAACGCCTATCTGCGCGGGTTATATCCGGCAGACTCTGTGTTTTGCTCCGCCACGCCGGAGATTATCGCGGATGTGGATTTCGATGCGCGCACCGATGCGGCATCGCTGAAAGACGTGGACGTTGGCGTGGTTCGTGCCTGCTTTGGCGTGGCAGAAACCGGCGCGGTGTTTCTCAGTGATCATCATTTATGCGTCAACACGCTCAGCGCGATGGCGAAAAACCTGGTGGTGTTGCTCGACGTTAACCTCATCATCGAACATCTGCATCTCGCCCACCGCCAGCCGCAACCCTTTAATGCCCGCTATGCGATTATGGTCACCGGCCCGGCGGCGATGGCTGACAGTGAAAGTGCGCTGATGCTCGGCGCGAAAGGCGTCAAAAGCCTGCGGGTGATCGCGATTTAA
- a CDS encoding alpha/beta hydrolase — MRLRLVSTLLFAATAAFGSQAATAAPVKNIVLVHGAFVGGSGWRPVYDILTHDGYKVTLVQEPLTSFTDDVAATKRILAMQDGPAILVGHSYGGAIITEAGNDPHVAGLVYIAAHALDNGETEAINGKKFPNSAHPFVKTPDGFLYINPANFPSDFAADLPRKQAEFEAQAQMLTSASVFTANIPDPAWKVKPSWYMVAKSDKIINPDLERMYAKRAHSHTVEIAGASHSVYESHPKEVAALIEQAATGAVK; from the coding sequence ATGCGTTTACGTTTAGTTTCAACATTGTTATTTGCCGCCACAGCGGCGTTCGGTTCACAGGCAGCCACCGCCGCACCGGTGAAAAATATTGTGCTGGTTCACGGCGCGTTTGTCGGCGGTTCAGGCTGGCGCCCGGTGTACGATATCCTGACACATGACGGCTATAAAGTGACCCTGGTGCAGGAGCCGCTTACGTCGTTTACCGATGACGTCGCCGCCACCAAACGTATTCTGGCTATGCAAGACGGCCCGGCCATTCTGGTCGGCCACAGTTACGGCGGCGCGATTATTACGGAAGCAGGAAATGATCCGCACGTGGCGGGGCTGGTGTATATCGCCGCGCATGCGCTGGATAACGGGGAAACGGAAGCAATTAACGGCAAGAAATTCCCGAACTCCGCGCATCCGTTTGTGAAAACGCCGGACGGTTTCCTGTACATCAATCCGGCCAATTTCCCGTCTGATTTCGCTGCAGACCTGCCACGCAAACAGGCTGAATTTGAAGCGCAGGCCCAGATGCTGACGTCCGCCAGCGTATTCACGGCAAACATTCCTGATCCGGCATGGAAAGTGAAGCCAAGCTGGTACATGGTGGCGAAGTCCGACAAGATCATTAACCCTGATTTAGAACGTATGTACGCCAAACGCGCACACAGCCACACCGTTGAAATCGCAGGCGCCAGCCATTCCGTTTATGAATCACATCCAAAAGAAGTGGCCGCACTGATTGAGCAGGCGGCAACGGGGGCGGTGAAGTAA